TTTCAGATTCTCTAAATAATAAGTTTGATGTGTACTATCTACTCACCCCAAACAATTTTCAATCACTCCGTATCGAAGCATTAGGTAAGACTAATTCTGCAAACTTTAACGGCGGAGAGATAAATATCAATTGGCTTCATAGAAACTTATTTAGAGGTGCTGAACAGCTAAGAATTACTTCTTATGGAGGTATGGACGTACAAGCTGGAGGTCCTAGAGCTTTCAGTAATATATTGAGATTTGGAGGCAACGCTCAACTTACTTTCCCAAGGATTATAGCTCCTTTTAAGTTTCATACCAGTTCAGAATTTGTTCCAAGGACACAAATAAATCTAGGATACGACTATCAGCGAAGAACAGGACAGTATACTCTACATAACTTTAGTACCTCTTTTGGCTATTTGTGGAAAGAAAATGCACAGAGAGAGCACGACCTTAAAATATTTAGTGCTACTTATGTTAACCCTCAGAATATTTCAGATGAATATAAATCCCTAGCAAAGAGCTATCCTAGTTTAGCTAGAGCAATAGAAAGACAGTTAGTTTTTGGACCTATGTACCAATATACATACACCAATACCATCATACCTAGAACACACCAATTCTACTTTCGTGGTATAGCCGACTTATCAGCCAATCTTACAGGATTACTGTCCAATGCAAATGCAAAAGAAGGAAGACAAAAAACCATACTAGGTGTACCCTTTAGCCAGTATGCAAAATTGGATACAGACTTTCGTTACTACTATAATATAAACTCTAAAAATGTTTTAGCTGCAAGGCTAATGATGGGATTAGCTTACCCTTACGGCAATTCTATTACAGTACCTTTTTCTAGACAATTTTTTGTAGGAGGAAGTAATAGTATCAGAGCCTTTAGAGCTAGAACACTAGGTCCAGGTAGTTATGACCCAAGAAACCAACAAGGTAGTTTCTTTTTAGACCAAGCTGGAGATATTAGACTGGAAACTAACCTAGAATATCGTTTAAACATCTATCGTTTTCTTAATTTAGGTTTATTTTTAGACGCTGGTAACATTTGGCTTATCAATGATGACCCTACTCGCCCAGGTGCCAAATTTAGTAAAGACTGGACTTCCGAAATTGCCGTAGGAGGAGGCTTAGGGCTTCGATTTGATTTTAATATATTTGTACTAAGGACAGATCTTGCCATTCCTTTAAGAGTACCTTATTATAGTAAAGATGAACGATGGAGGTTTAATCATATTGATTTTAACAACTCTTCTTGGAGAAGAGATAATCTAATCCTAAACATAGCCATCGGCTATCCTTTTTAGAAATTTAGATAAAAAGACCATTATGAAAAAGAATTTTAAATTTTATTGGGAAACTATAAAAAAAGCCGTTACAGAATGGAGTAGCTCTAACGCTGATAGAGATGCTGCAGGAATTGCCTACTATGCCATATTTTCCATACCTGGATTACTTATCATTTTAATTTGGCTTATGGGATTTATTTTTGGTGATGCTAATTTCCAACAGAAAATACAAGAAGAAGTAACCCAAGCTATGGGTTCAGACACTGCAAAAAGTTTAGATGATATTCTAAAATCCTCAATGATAGACCAAGACGGAATCATCATGAGAATTATTGGGGTTGCAACACTCATTTTTGGTGCTACCACTTTATTTTTTCAGCTTCAAAAATCACTCAATGAGTTATGGGATGTAAAAGCAGAGCCCAAAAGAGCTTTATTAAAATTCTTGACAGACCGCGCTAACTCGTTAGGCATGATACTCATTATTGGCTTTCTAATGATGATTACAATGATTTTATCTACACTTATAGGGCTAACTAATGATTTTATCTCTCAACACCTAGGGCTAGAGACCTACTATATTATACAAATCATAAATATACTTGTGGGTTTCCTTATTGTTGTTCTACTGTTTGCTCTTATGTTTAAAGTCCTTCCCGATGTCCAACTCTCTTGGCATTCTGTATGGGTAGGCTCATTCATTACTGCTTTTTTGTTTACCTTAGGTAAATCTCTATTAAGTCTTTACTTCAGCCATTTTAAACCTACATCTGCTTTCGGAGCAGCTGGTTCCGTTATTCTAATTATGATGTGGATAAATTATACTTGCAGACTCATCTTTTTTGGAGCAGTATTTACCAAAGTTTATACCTACCGTAAAGGACTAAAAATACAACCATCTCTACATGCCGAATGGACTTCTGACAGAAGAGAGCCTTCTTCATACTAACTATTTCAAGGTATGAACAAAAAATTTCAGCATAAAAATATCCTCATCACAGGAGGCGCTAGCGGCATCGGGAAAATTATGGCTAGGCTTTCGTTGGAGAAAGGTGCTAAAGTGATTATTTGGGATATTGACCAAGTAAAAATTGATGAAACTATCCTCCAGTTTTCATCACTAGGTTCTATCTTCGGATATAAGGTAGATGTTTCCAATTATGACGAAGTACAACACATCGCCACAAAAACTAAACAAAAGATTGGTAATATTGATATTCTAATTAACAATGCAGGGATTGTGGTAGGCAAATATTTCCACGAACATTCTCAAAAGGATATTTTAAAAACCATAGAAATCAATACCATTGCACCTATGGTAATTACTAATCTATTTTTACAGGATATGCTCACACAAAATTCAGGACATATCTGCAACATTGCCTCTTCGGCAGGATTGGTATCTAATCCCAAAATGTCCGTATATGCAGGGAGCAAATGGGCTGTTGTTGGTTGGTCTGACAGCCTTAGGTTAGAAATGAAACAGTTGAAAAAAAACATCAAAGTAACCACCATTATGCCTTACTACATCAACACTGGAATGTTTGATGGTGTAAAATCCGTTCTACCTATATTAGACCCTGAAAAAGCGGCTAAAACTATCATCAGTGCTATAGAAAATAACAGAAAAATGGTAACGCTTCCTAGGTATATCTATCGTTTAACTCGTATAGGTCAAGGACTATTTCCTCTTCGTTTTTTTGATTGGTTTGCAGGAAGTTTACTAGGAATCTATAAAACAATGGCTGACTTTAAAGGTCATAAAAAATAATTATACCAATGGAAACTTCAA
The genomic region above belongs to Riemerella anatipestifer and contains:
- a CDS encoding SDR family oxidoreductase, which translates into the protein MNKKFQHKNILITGGASGIGKIMARLSLEKGAKVIIWDIDQVKIDETILQFSSLGSIFGYKVDVSNYDEVQHIATKTKQKIGNIDILINNAGIVVGKYFHEHSQKDILKTIEINTIAPMVITNLFLQDMLTQNSGHICNIASSAGLVSNPKMSVYAGSKWAVVGWSDSLRLEMKQLKKNIKVTTIMPYYINTGMFDGVKSVLPILDPEKAAKTIISAIENNRKMVTLPRYIYRLTRIGQGLFPLRFFDWFAGSLLGIYKTMADFKGHKK
- a CDS encoding YihY/virulence factor BrkB family protein, translated to MKKNFKFYWETIKKAVTEWSSSNADRDAAGIAYYAIFSIPGLLIILIWLMGFIFGDANFQQKIQEEVTQAMGSDTAKSLDDILKSSMIDQDGIIMRIIGVATLIFGATTLFFQLQKSLNELWDVKAEPKRALLKFLTDRANSLGMILIIGFLMMITMILSTLIGLTNDFISQHLGLETYYIIQIINILVGFLIVVLLFALMFKVLPDVQLSWHSVWVGSFITAFLFTLGKSLLSLYFSHFKPTSAFGAAGSVILIMMWINYTCRLIFFGAVFTKVYTYRKGLKIQPSLHAEWTSDRREPSSY
- a CDS encoding BamA/TamA family outer membrane protein, whose amino-acid sequence is MKHIIKQYSIFIHIVYISIFIVGCSGASTLKEGEILYTGAKIKIKSEQLDKNDISELKKGTESKLSPKPNASFLGMRPRLYFYKWAGETKQNKGLRYWIKNKLGEKPILLQDVDREFNKEITVNYAENIGYFNTKVRYDTLTKGRTAKVLYTITPYNRYFIDTVNFLSSTNEEVVEDIKATQKQSLIKPQEPYNLEIIKNERFRIDTYMKENGYYYFSPDNIIIQADSTVGNNKVAVNVKLKDQTPELSKKKFSIDKVIIYPDYSIQNVEKGNITIPTTTDGLEVYKDMYIIDPEKKFKPQVFDRTMYFHSGEIYNRRDHNLTLKRLINLGVFKFVKNQFIISDSLNNKFDVYYLLTPNNFQSLRIEALGKTNSANFNGGEININWLHRNLFRGAEQLRITSYGGMDVQAGGPRAFSNILRFGGNAQLTFPRIIAPFKFHTSSEFVPRTQINLGYDYQRRTGQYTLHNFSTSFGYLWKENAQREHDLKIFSATYVNPQNISDEYKSLAKSYPSLARAIERQLVFGPMYQYTYTNTIIPRTHQFYFRGIADLSANLTGLLSNANAKEGRQKTILGVPFSQYAKLDTDFRYYYNINSKNVLAARLMMGLAYPYGNSITVPFSRQFFVGGSNSIRAFRARTLGPGSYDPRNQQGSFFLDQAGDIRLETNLEYRLNIYRFLNLGLFLDAGNIWLINDDPTRPGAKFSKDWTSEIAVGGGLGLRFDFNIFVLRTDLAIPLRVPYYSKDERWRFNHIDFNNSSWRRDNLILNIAIGYPF